From a region of the Methanothermobacter tenebrarum genome:
- the hisS gene encoding histidine--tRNA ligase has translation MEITRPRGTRDFLFEEMKKRKEVERTLKRVFETYGYHEIKTPIFEDLKLFTLKSGEEIVKQIYHFKDKANRDLALRPELTAPAARLYLNELRKHPKPIKMYYYGSCFRYERPQAGRFRQFWQFGCELMGAESPQAEAEVIALAVHCLRELGLKEYRLHIGHLGILRGLLEDAGIRGGSQDRIMGLIDKGDVQELKLHLERIEADENMKSLLLSIIGMEGGLGVLENVEKMVGGCEPALESIDDLRELIRLLDDFKVEDYNLDLGIARGLDYYTGIVFEIYVPSLGAQKQICGGGTYNLIELFSGEKIQSTGFAFGFDRLVAALKKQKDELFQFAKVFVAPVSDSTRPSAYRIVQELREEGIPSDVDLSGRKLRKILSYADHLNVEKVILVGERDLKEGKVTIKDMKTGSQELVEIDKIMEYLKEE, from the coding sequence ATGGAGATAACAAGGCCACGTGGGACAAGAGATTTCCTCTTTGAAGAGATGAAAAAGAGGAAAGAAGTGGAAAGAACATTGAAGAGAGTCTTTGAAACTTATGGTTATCATGAGATAAAAACTCCAATTTTCGAAGATTTGAAACTTTTCACTTTAAAATCTGGAGAAGAGATAGTGAAACAGATATACCATTTCAAGGATAAAGCGAACAGGGACTTGGCCTTGAGGCCGGAGCTTACAGCACCAGCCGCCAGACTATATTTGAATGAGCTGAGAAAACATCCGAAGCCTATAAAAATGTACTATTATGGGAGTTGTTTCAGGTATGAGAGGCCCCAGGCTGGTAGATTCAGACAATTCTGGCAGTTTGGATGCGAACTTATGGGCGCGGAATCTCCACAGGCGGAGGCGGAGGTGATAGCATTAGCAGTGCATTGTCTGCGAGAACTCGGCCTCAAAGAATACAGGTTACATATAGGACACCTTGGAATACTCAGGGGCTTATTGGAAGATGCTGGGATAAGAGGAGGATCACAGGATAGGATAATGGGTCTCATCGATAAAGGGGACGTGCAGGAACTTAAACTCCACCTAGAAAGGATAGAAGCGGATGAAAACATGAAAAGTCTGCTATTATCCATTATAGGCATGGAAGGTGGCCTAGGTGTGCTTGAAAATGTTGAGAAAATGGTTGGGGGTTGTGAACCTGCACTAGAGTCTATAGATGATCTCAGAGAACTTATAAGACTCCTAGATGATTTTAAAGTTGAAGATTATAACCTTGATTTGGGGATTGCCAGGGGATTAGACTACTACACTGGCATAGTATTTGAGATCTATGTACCATCCTTGGGAGCCCAGAAACAGATTTGTGGAGGGGGCACATATAACCTCATAGAATTGTTCAGTGGTGAAAAAATCCAATCAACAGGATTCGCCTTCGGATTCGACAGATTAGTAGCCGCTCTCAAAAAACAAAAGGATGAGCTTTTCCAATTCGCAAAGGTTTTCGTGGCCCCTGTTTCGGATTCAACCCGCCCATCAGCTTACAGGATAGTCCAAGAGCTCCGAGAGGAGGGCATACCCTCAGATGTTGATCTCTCAGGTCGTAAACTGAGGAAAATATTATCATACGCAGATCATCTCAACGTGGAAAAGGTCATCCTCGTAGGTGAAAGAGACCTCAAAGAGGGTAAAGTCACCATAAAAGACATGAAAACAGGCTCCCAAGAGCTTGTAGAAATTGATAAGATAATGGAATATCTAAAGGAGGAATAA
- a CDS encoding TatD family hydrolase, translating to MWGFGRIIDVHCHIDFKEFNKDREEVIKRAKKKLTGIIDCGVGLGGVRRSIGLSEEYKHFIYPTLGLHPVDAARMEDNIIEATIREIEDNIEKAVGVGESGLDFHHTRDLEGRRRQEKIFRLFIELAIEYELPLIIHARDSERQAFKIIKEHPIEDVIFHCYSGSIDTAKNIIEEGYYLSFSTMVCFIDHHQKLIKDLPLQSILTETDSPYLSPFKGKRNEPSFIEEALKKIAQIKNMSMAEVDKITEKNAKKVFGI from the coding sequence TTGTGGGGGTTTGGTAGGATAATAGATGTCCATTGCCACATAGACTTCAAAGAATTTAACAAGGACAGGGAAGAGGTTATAAAAAGGGCCAAGAAGAAGTTAACAGGCATAATAGATTGTGGAGTCGGTCTTGGGGGTGTGAGAAGGTCCATAGGGTTATCAGAAGAGTATAAACATTTCATATATCCTACTTTGGGTTTACATCCAGTAGACGCGGCTAGGATGGAAGATAATATCATAGAGGCCACTATAAGAGAAATAGAGGATAATATAGAAAAAGCGGTGGGTGTTGGTGAGAGTGGATTGGACTTCCACCATACAAGGGACTTGGAAGGTCGCAGGAGGCAGGAAAAAATCTTCAGATTATTCATAGAACTTGCAATTGAATATGAGCTCCCACTCATAATCCATGCAAGGGACAGTGAAAGACAAGCCTTCAAAATCATAAAAGAACACCCAATAGAAGATGTGATATTCCACTGTTACAGTGGCAGCATAGACACGGCAAAAAATATAATAGAGGAAGGTTACTATCTTTCATTCTCTACTATGGTATGTTTCATAGATCATCACCAGAAACTGATCAAGGACTTGCCACTTCAAAGTATCCTAACAGAAACTGACAGCCCATACCTATCCCCATTCAAGGGCAAAAGGAACGAACCATCATTCATAGAAGAAGCACTGAAAAAAATAGCACAAATAAAAAATATGAGCATGGCAGAAGTTGATAAGATAACAGAAAAAAATGCGAAAAAAGTATTCGGGATATGA
- a CDS encoding shikimate dehydrogenase yields the protein MITGKTNVVGVIGDPVEHSLSPIMHNAAFNHLKLDYVYVAFHVKKGMAKEAIEAMKTFNIKGLNVTIPHKVRILKYIDEIDETAKLIGAVNTLKLEKGKVWGFNTDGIGCVRALEEVTNLKGKNVIILGAGGASRAITFQLASSNVGSLHILNRTPENAKKIAEDIKEKLGIKVFAGGLEHLKEKIGDADILINTTPVGMYPNIDARPLATADILHENLIVKDLVYNPPQTRLLKEAEKAGAKTISGIKMLVYQGAESFKIWTGKEAPTSIMEKAILKTIR from the coding sequence ATGATAACGGGAAAAACCAATGTTGTTGGAGTGATAGGAGATCCAGTGGAGCACAGCCTATCACCCATCATGCATAACGCTGCATTCAATCACCTAAAACTAGATTATGTATATGTGGCCTTCCACGTGAAAAAGGGAATGGCAAAAGAAGCGATAGAAGCCATGAAAACCTTTAATATCAAGGGCCTTAATGTCACAATCCCACACAAAGTACGCATATTAAAATATATTGACGAAATAGATGAAACAGCAAAACTTATAGGGGCGGTTAACACCCTAAAACTAGAAAAGGGGAAAGTATGGGGTTTCAACACAGATGGTATAGGTTGTGTAAGAGCCCTCGAAGAGGTGACAAATCTCAAAGGCAAGAATGTCATAATATTAGGTGCTGGTGGCGCCTCAAGAGCCATCACATTCCAACTAGCTTCTTCCAATGTAGGGAGCCTACACATCCTCAACAGAACACCTGAAAACGCCAAGAAAATAGCAGAAGACATAAAAGAAAAGCTAGGAATCAAGGTATTCGCAGGCGGCCTAGAACACTTAAAGGAGAAAATCGGGGATGCTGATATACTCATCAACACAACACCAGTTGGAATGTACCCTAACATCGATGCAAGACCCCTCGCAACCGCGGACATACTCCACGAAAACCTCATAGTGAAGGATCTGGTCTATAATCCACCCCAGACAAGATTATTAAAAGAAGCAGAAAAGGCAGGGGCCAAAACAATATCAGGAATAAAAATGCTAGTATACCAGGGGGCAGAATCATTCAAAATATGGACAGGGAAAGAAGCCCCCACAAGTATAATGGAAAAAGCAATACTAAAAACCATAAGGTGA
- a CDS encoding DUF4012 domain-containing protein encodes MGAVDMAFIITLNNGNITSIKSIYPGQMAHPTAVPPPSLRAIGVKKWYLHDALWEKDTEKGAKLAQEIVEYNTGEKTDVVVIVTPEAVDAILARVGPVYVEGRGYVSGNSIDFLREEQKNGYTRGEAVKSLMKAILDSARDRGKYVDLLDEVVKQNAQGNIIVIPQTALVEFLTYTGFEKLIR; translated from the coding sequence ATAGGAGCAGTTGACATGGCATTCATCATAACCTTGAATAATGGGAACATAACAAGTATAAAATCTATCTACCCAGGGCAGATGGCCCATCCCACTGCAGTACCGCCACCATCCCTAAGAGCTATAGGTGTTAAAAAATGGTATCTACATGATGCTCTCTGGGAAAAAGACACAGAAAAGGGGGCGAAGCTCGCCCAGGAGATAGTGGAATATAATACTGGTGAAAAGACAGATGTTGTGGTTATAGTAACCCCAGAAGCTGTTGACGCGATCCTGGCAAGGGTAGGGCCAGTATACGTGGAGGGGAGAGGTTACGTCTCAGGCAATTCAATAGACTTCCTAAGAGAAGAACAGAAAAATGGATACACTAGGGGAGAGGCGGTGAAATCTCTTATGAAAGCCATATTAGACTCTGCAAGGGATAGGGGCAAGTATGTAGACTTATTAGATGAGGTGGTTAAGCAAAATGCACAAGGTAATATCATTGTAATCCCACAAACCGCCCTTGTGGAATTTTTAACATACACAGGATTCGAAAAACTTATAAGATAA
- a CDS encoding replication factor C large subunit, with product MAWTEKYRPKTFNEMVGNKKAIEEIKEWIKEWKDGKPQPPLLLLGPPGTGKTTLAHIIGSHFSDTLELNASDKRSYDTLIDIIGEASTTRSLFNDNLKLIILDEVDGIHGNEDRGGVRAINKIIKESKHPIVLTANDPYSKKLQTIKPACKIINIRKAHPNSIVAYLKRICEEESIEADPKILRELAKRSHGDLRSAINDLEAMAKGEKRIGAEILEAGEKDVFPGLFDAIRAILKSKNIRHIKEAMQIDEDPQLLLEFTAENIPREYEKPHEIKKAYNHLSRADIFFGRATQTRDYIYWRYASEHIGVGVALSKDETYKKFTRYAGPGSFQLLGRTRTKRQIIENLAEKISKKLHISKKVAITTLPYLKIILEDEKTAQEIRKYLELTDEEYKILKGKRKQRKSRKAKPKKMKKEDPPHQGKQTTLLQFK from the coding sequence ATGGCATGGACCGAAAAATACCGCCCCAAAACATTCAACGAGATGGTTGGAAACAAAAAAGCCATCGAAGAGATAAAAGAATGGATCAAAGAATGGAAAGATGGCAAACCACAACCTCCACTCTTACTATTAGGACCCCCAGGGACAGGGAAAACAACACTAGCCCACATCATAGGATCCCACTTCTCAGATACATTAGAGCTTAACGCCAGTGACAAAAGATCCTATGATACCCTTATAGACATTATAGGAGAAGCATCAACCACTAGATCACTATTCAATGATAACCTTAAACTCATCATACTAGACGAGGTTGATGGCATCCATGGAAACGAAGACCGAGGAGGAGTTCGCGCAATAAACAAGATAATAAAAGAATCAAAGCATCCCATCGTTTTAACTGCCAATGATCCCTACAGTAAAAAACTCCAAACAATAAAACCAGCCTGTAAAATCATCAACATCAGAAAGGCACACCCAAACTCAATAGTAGCATACCTCAAAAGAATCTGCGAAGAGGAAAGCATAGAAGCAGACCCTAAGATCCTAAGAGAACTTGCAAAAAGGTCACACGGAGACCTAAGATCCGCAATAAACGACTTAGAAGCCATGGCAAAAGGGGAAAAGAGGATCGGAGCCGAAATCTTAGAAGCTGGTGAAAAAGATGTTTTCCCAGGCTTATTCGATGCCATAAGAGCCATCTTAAAGAGTAAAAACATTAGGCATATAAAAGAAGCCATGCAAATCGACGAAGACCCCCAACTATTACTTGAATTCACAGCAGAAAACATCCCAAGAGAATACGAAAAACCCCACGAGATAAAAAAGGCCTATAATCATTTATCCCGTGCTGACATATTCTTCGGAAGAGCAACACAGACAAGAGACTACATATATTGGCGCTACGCATCAGAACATATAGGAGTAGGAGTAGCCCTATCAAAGGATGAAACTTATAAAAAATTTACAAGATATGCAGGCCCAGGATCATTCCAACTTCTCGGAAGGACAAGAACCAAACGCCAAATAATAGAAAACTTAGCGGAAAAAATTTCAAAAAAGCTCCACATATCAAAAAAGGTTGCCATCACAACACTCCCCTACCTCAAGATAATCCTAGAAGATGAAAAAACCGCCCAAGAGATTAGAAAGTACTTAGAATTAACAGATGAAGAATACAAGATCCTAAAAGGGAAGAGAAAGCAGCGCAAAAGCAGAAAAGCAAAACCCAAGAAGATGAAAAAAGAGGATCCCCCACATCAAGGGAAACAGACAACACTCCTACAATTCAAATAA
- a CDS encoding carboxymuconolactone decarboxylase family protein → MDRYERGLRILYEINRDSYEELKGELEDIAPDFARIVAEFPYGEIYSRGGLDLKTRELITIAALTTLGSATSQLKSHIRGAVNAGCTREEIIETIIQMSVYAGFPAAINALIAAKEILKD, encoded by the coding sequence ATGGACAGGTATGAGAGAGGTTTGAGGATATTATATGAGATTAATAGGGATTCCTATGAGGAGCTTAAGGGGGAGTTGGAGGATATAGCGCCTGATTTTGCGCGTATTGTCGCTGAGTTCCCTTATGGTGAGATATATTCCCGTGGAGGTCTTGATCTTAAAACCAGGGAGCTTATAACTATTGCTGCTTTAACAACCCTTGGAAGCGCCACTTCGCAACTTAAAAGTCATATACGTGGTGCTGTTAATGCTGGTTGTACTAGGGAGGAGATAATAGAAACAATAATACAAATGTCAGTATATGCTGGGTTCCCAGCCGCTATAAATGCTCTTATAGCGGCTAAAGAAATCCTAAAAGATTAG
- the uppS gene encoding polyprenyl diphosphate synthase has protein sequence MKLLKPIYKLYEWYILRNLKKEKMPRHVAIIMDGNRRYSRLQGSKDPIQGHKKGIKTLEKVLDWCIDLGIEIVTVYAFSTENFKRPKNEVEGLMRLFEENFKKVAENEKIHKNRVKIKAVGDLDLLPENVKEAIRIAEKATEEYDDKILNIAIGYDGRLEIVEATRKIAQMVKEGKIEPEDIDEDTINDNLYTAGLEDPHLIIRTSGEERLSGFLLWQSSYSELYFCDSLWPEFRKVDFLRALRSYQERERRFGI, from the coding sequence ATGAAACTCCTAAAACCAATCTATAAACTCTACGAATGGTACATTTTAAGAAATTTGAAAAAGGAGAAAATGCCAAGGCATGTAGCCATAATAATGGACGGTAACAGGCGCTATTCACGATTACAAGGAAGTAAAGATCCTATACAAGGCCATAAAAAGGGTATTAAAACCCTTGAAAAAGTACTAGATTGGTGTATAGACCTTGGAATAGAGATCGTGACAGTTTATGCATTCTCCACTGAAAACTTCAAACGTCCTAAGAATGAAGTGGAGGGTCTTATGAGACTATTCGAGGAAAACTTTAAAAAAGTCGCCGAAAATGAGAAGATCCATAAAAATCGTGTGAAGATCAAAGCCGTAGGCGACCTCGACCTTTTACCCGAGAATGTGAAAGAAGCTATTAGAATAGCTGAAAAGGCCACGGAAGAATACGATGATAAGATTCTTAATATTGCCATAGGCTATGATGGGCGGCTAGAAATAGTTGAAGCCACAAGGAAGATAGCTCAGATGGTTAAAGAAGGTAAAATCGAACCAGAGGACATTGATGAGGACACTATAAATGACAACCTTTATACTGCAGGATTAGAAGACCCCCACCTTATCATAAGGACGAGTGGCGAGGAAAGACTGAGTGGATTCCTACTATGGCAATCATCATATTCTGAATTATATTTCTGTGACAGTCTTTGGCCAGAATTTAGGAAAGTGGACTTTTTAAGGGCTCTGAGATCATATCAGGAACGTGAGAGGAGATTCGGCATCTAG
- a CDS encoding 2,5-diamino-6-(ribosylamino)-4(3H)-pyrimidinone 5'-phosphate reductase — protein sequence MKPYVILNAAMTLDGKIATHTGSSEISGKEDLKRVHRLRRECDAIMVGINTVLIDNPRLTIHKIKADKSENPTRIVVDSKARTPLNSRILNKEAPTIIATSKSAPKERIRKLSQKAKIITTGNKKVNLKKLMAELKKMGIKKLMLEGGSTLNFSMLKEGLVDEVRVAIAPMIVGGVKAKTLVGGQGIPYMKDAIKLQLKKYHTLGKDLILEYKVLKSQK from the coding sequence TTGAAACCCTATGTTATATTAAACGCTGCCATGACACTTGATGGCAAAATAGCAACCCACACCGGAAGCTCGGAAATATCAGGAAAAGAAGATCTTAAAAGAGTCCATAGACTAAGAAGAGAATGTGACGCTATAATGGTAGGAATAAACACAGTACTCATAGACAACCCCAGACTAACAATACACAAGATAAAAGCAGACAAATCAGAAAACCCCACAAGAATAGTTGTCGACAGCAAAGCAAGAACACCCCTAAATTCCAGAATACTCAACAAAGAAGCCCCCACAATAATAGCAACCTCCAAAAGCGCCCCAAAAGAAAGAATCAGAAAACTATCACAAAAAGCCAAAATCATCACCACCGGCAACAAAAAAGTAAACCTGAAAAAATTAATGGCCGAACTAAAAAAGATGGGTATAAAAAAACTAATGCTAGAAGGCGGTTCAACCCTAAACTTCTCCATGCTCAAAGAAGGCCTCGTAGATGAAGTAAGAGTCGCTATAGCGCCTATGATAGTAGGTGGAGTTAAAGCAAAAACACTAGTAGGCGGCCAGGGCATACCCTATATGAAAGATGCGATAAAATTACAACTCAAAAAATACCACACCCTAGGAAAAGACCTAATACTAGAATATAAAGTCCTAAAATCCCAAAAATAG
- the hisI gene encoding phosphoribosyl-AMP cyclohydrolase — translation MILNFRHEIGGEKLIIAIAQDKNTREVLMVAYMNKEALERTIETGMAHYWSTSRKKVWLKGESSGHTQKVDEILVDCDMDAIILKVEQKGGACHTGYYSCFYRKLIPPEKLENIGQKVFNPEEVYRG, via the coding sequence ATAATTTTAAATTTCAGGCACGAAATAGGCGGGGAGAAACTTATAATAGCAATAGCACAGGATAAAAATACTAGAGAGGTCCTAATGGTAGCCTATATGAACAAAGAAGCCCTAGAACGTACAATAGAGACTGGTATGGCCCATTACTGGAGCACTTCAAGGAAAAAAGTCTGGTTGAAAGGTGAAAGTTCAGGTCACACCCAGAAAGTGGATGAAATACTCGTAGACTGTGACATGGACGCCATAATACTCAAAGTAGAACAAAAAGGTGGAGCATGCCATACAGGATATTACTCATGCTTCTACCGGAAATTAATCCCCCCAGAGAAACTGGAGAATATAGGCCAGAAGGTTTTCAATCCCGAAGAAGTCTATAGGGGATGA
- the mtxX gene encoding methanogenesis marker protein Mmp4/MtxX, whose product MVVVVGVGENKNVEKAANNIDFEVLLSYSEDEFIKMIHEDLGDAYVRGSLNSAPIIRELKKIGDPKRASFIELDDHSFFLAPVGIDEGFTIDEKIKIIAYCSKFMEKIGLKASIAVISGGRPQDIGRAPEIDKSIKEAEKLTSMIKDKYDIKHYYILIEDAIKDGRNLILAPDGITGNLIFRSLVLIGSAKSHGAITLGIDPIFIDTSRAQTVEGYERALKFAYKLANMKEDVHETPKTNL is encoded by the coding sequence ATGGTGGTTGTAGTAGGAGTTGGTGAAAACAAAAATGTTGAAAAAGCGGCGAATAATATAGACTTTGAAGTTCTTTTATCTTATTCAGAGGATGAATTTATCAAGATGATCCATGAGGATCTTGGGGATGCATATGTGAGAGGTTCACTAAATTCAGCGCCTATAATACGAGAATTAAAAAAGATTGGCGATCCTAAGAGGGCATCATTTATAGAATTAGATGATCACAGTTTTTTCCTCGCCCCTGTTGGTATAGATGAAGGATTCACAATAGACGAGAAGATAAAGATAATAGCCTATTGTTCCAAGTTCATGGAAAAAATAGGTCTCAAGGCTAGTATAGCTGTTATTTCAGGTGGCAGGCCACAGGATATTGGAAGAGCACCAGAAATCGACAAATCAATCAAAGAAGCCGAGAAGTTAACATCAATGATAAAAGATAAATATGATATAAAACATTATTATATTCTGATAGAGGATGCTATAAAGGATGGACGTAATCTGATTCTAGCCCCAGATGGTATAACAGGTAACCTGATATTCAGGAGTCTTGTGTTAATCGGATCAGCTAAAAGTCATGGGGCTATAACCCTTGGAATAGACCCTATTTTTATAGACACCTCAAGGGCCCAGACCGTCGAGGGCTATGAGAGAGCGTTAAAATTCGCATATAAACTTGCTAATATGAAGGAGGACGTGCATGAAACTCCTAAAACCAATCTATAA
- a CDS encoding DUF483 domain-containing protein, whose amino-acid sequence MLEEIYKRIIKLRKNRCQDGPKSICRVDEFYFSQLMARLEKEIEIVNRYNPPTRPALDPLVSTELGIYRGDDYQIGRLLGYPECCMKSFSEETRFAIDKKHLKELDEMEFPEDAYALILPSGFIPCSLKCPKAWENKLIAYVNSKEYQMILELEEELKRELPHFHLGYNEYYEKLPIKKKRIVKSSSTDRL is encoded by the coding sequence TTGCTCGAGGAAATCTACAAAAGAATAATCAAATTAAGAAAAAACAGGTGCCAGGACGGCCCCAAAAGCATCTGTCGCGTGGATGAGTTCTACTTCAGCCAATTAATGGCCCGCTTAGAAAAAGAGATAGAGATCGTCAACAGATATAATCCCCCAACAAGACCCGCCCTAGACCCGCTCGTATCCACAGAACTTGGAATCTACCGGGGCGACGACTACCAGATAGGCCGACTACTAGGCTATCCAGAATGTTGCATGAAAAGCTTTTCAGAAGAGACAAGATTCGCAATAGACAAAAAACACCTAAAAGAACTAGACGAAATGGAATTTCCAGAAGACGCATATGCACTTATACTACCATCAGGTTTCATACCCTGCAGTTTAAAATGTCCAAAAGCATGGGAGAATAAACTAATAGCCTACGTAAACTCCAAAGAATACCAGATGATACTAGAACTTGAAGAGGAGCTTAAAAGGGAACTTCCACACTTCCATCTAGGCTACAATGAATATTATGAGAAACTCCCCATCAAAAAAAAGAGGATAGTTAAATCTTCCTCCACAGATAGACTATAA
- a CDS encoding DedA family protein: MFSIVEYLSNIVIGFIQETGYFGVFICMVLESACIPLPSEVIMPFSGYVAWKGAMSILGVTFIGALGNLIGSWIAYLVGFYGGRPFLEKYGRYILITEKKLEMAEEWFAKYGHEAVLISRVLPVIRTFISLPAGIAKMDLKRFTIYTFIGSVPWCFALTYIGYNLGPNWSTVESIFHLLDYAVIIGLALLIVYLWRKI, translated from the coding sequence ATGTTTAGTATTGTAGAGTATTTGAGTAATATTGTTATTGGGTTCATCCAAGAAACAGGATACTTTGGAGTTTTTATATGTATGGTCCTTGAGAGTGCATGCATCCCATTGCCTAGTGAGGTTATAATGCCGTTTAGTGGATATGTAGCATGGAAGGGTGCTATGAGCATCCTTGGGGTCACATTTATAGGGGCTCTAGGAAACCTTATAGGCTCATGGATAGCATATCTTGTGGGATTTTATGGTGGCAGACCATTCCTTGAAAAATATGGTAGGTATATTCTCATCACAGAGAAAAAGCTTGAAATGGCAGAAGAATGGTTTGCAAAGTATGGTCATGAGGCGGTTCTAATCTCAAGGGTTCTTCCTGTTATACGTACATTCATCTCATTACCAGCTGGGATAGCAAAAATGGACTTGAAAAGGTTCACAATCTACACCTTCATAGGATCGGTGCCATGGTGTTTCGCCTTAACATACATTGGATATAACTTGGGTCCTAACTGGTCGACTGTAGAATCCATATTTCATCTGCTTGATTATGCTGTTATCATAGGATTGGCCTTGCTTATAGTCTATCTGTGGAGGAAGATTTAA
- a CDS encoding RNA ligase partner protein: protein MLAKQRFVLDTTAFTDNQLRAMIGDGDLHKAVDKLLDLIARSRIRLNISCHMPPVTYKEFTDYMNRYSCPEDILVKAETWIVKKTPNRYDTQIPSQVFFEYVRDIRERMNKGMRISEAAIWEAAVEAMVMASKGVKKSKIEMEVIGGAIKDFRKKYRGALRKGTLDSAPDLDVLLLAKELGAGVVAADEGIQVWAERLGLRFLDALSFPKMLEEYLKYYE, encoded by the coding sequence GTGCTTGCAAAACAAAGATTTGTACTTGATACAACTGCATTTACTGATAATCAGTTGAGAGCTATGATAGGTGATGGGGATCTCCACAAGGCAGTTGATAAGCTCCTTGATCTTATAGCAAGATCTCGTATAAGATTAAATATAAGCTGTCATATGCCCCCAGTAACCTATAAGGAGTTCACTGATTATATGAACAGGTATAGTTGTCCAGAGGATATACTTGTGAAGGCAGAGACATGGATAGTGAAAAAGACACCAAACCGTTATGACACTCAGATACCCTCCCAGGTGTTCTTCGAGTATGTTAGGGATATAAGGGAGAGGATGAACAAGGGTATGAGGATCTCAGAGGCCGCTATATGGGAGGCTGCAGTAGAGGCTATGGTAATGGCCTCAAAGGGTGTTAAAAAGAGTAAGATAGAAATGGAAGTGATAGGCGGGGCTATAAAAGATTTCAGGAAAAAATATAGGGGCGCCCTCCGTAAGGGGACTCTTGACAGCGCCCCAGATCTTGATGTTCTATTATTGGCCAAGGAACTAGGTGCTGGTGTAGTCGCAGCAGATGAAGGTATCCAAGTATGGGCTGAAAGATTAGGTTTAAGATTCCTTGATGCGTTATCATTCCCTAAAATGTTAGAGGAATACCTTAAATATTATGAATAG
- a CDS encoding replication factor C small subunit, which produces MEGPWVEKYRPRTLEEIVGQEHIISRLKRYVEQKSMPNLMFTGPAGVGKTTAALALAKEILGKNWRQNFLELNASDARGIDTVRTNIKNFCRLKPIGAPFRIIFLDEVDNMTRDAQHALRREMEMYTKTAAFILSCNYSSRIIEPLQSRCAIFRFLPLKGHQIKERLEYIAEKEKLEYEPTALDTIAYLSEGDLRKAINILQAAASLQEKITEDTIYEVVSRARPKDVRRMIKTVLKGDFMDARKILREIMVLQGVSGEDMVDQIYQEVSRLAMEGSIEAENYIKFVDSIGEYDFRIREGANPRIQLEALLTTFLRE; this is translated from the coding sequence TTGGAAGGACCATGGGTTGAAAAATACAGACCAAGAACACTAGAAGAGATAGTGGGACAAGAACACATAATATCACGACTTAAACGCTACGTTGAACAAAAGAGCATGCCCAACCTCATGTTCACAGGACCGGCAGGAGTCGGTAAAACAACAGCGGCACTAGCACTCGCCAAGGAAATATTAGGAAAAAATTGGAGACAAAACTTCCTAGAACTCAACGCCTCTGATGCAAGGGGAATAGACACAGTAAGGACAAACATTAAAAACTTCTGCCGCCTAAAACCCATAGGAGCGCCATTCAGGATAATATTCCTAGACGAAGTAGATAACATGACAAGAGACGCCCAACACGCCCTGAGAAGAGAAATGGAAATGTACACGAAAACGGCAGCATTCATACTCTCATGTAATTATTCATCGAGGATAATAGAACCACTACAATCAAGATGCGCCATATTCCGCTTCCTACCACTTAAAGGCCACCAGATAAAAGAAAGGCTAGAATACATAGCAGAAAAAGAAAAACTAGAATATGAACCAACAGCTTTAGACACCATAGCATACCTCTCAGAAGGCGACCTTAGAAAAGCCATAAACATATTACAAGCAGCAGCATCACTACAAGAAAAAATAACCGAAGACACAATATACGAAGTCGTCTCAAGGGCCAGGCCGAAAGACGTTCGTAGAATGATAAAAACAGTCCTAAAGGGAGATTTCATGGACGCCAGGAAGATTCTAAGAGAAATAATGGTATTACAGGGTGTGAGCGGAGAAGACATGGTAGACCAAATATACCAGGAAGTTTCAAGACTAGCCATGGAAGGATCCATAGAAGCTGAAAATTACATAAAATTCGTCGATTCCATAGGAGAATACGACTTCAGGATAAGAGAAGGTGCAAATCCCAGAATACAATTAGAAGCGCTCCTCACAACATTCCTAAGGGAATAA